In Pedosphaera parvula Ellin514, the following proteins share a genomic window:
- the msrP gene encoding protein-methionine-sulfoxide reductase catalytic subunit MsrP, with the protein MANIIKRPGWHIPEKLVTPESLYWNRRSFLKQMGFLGAGILSSTMIGCSKPVSESGGSGSGVTTGAVQSAKSDSSKYPAPRNPEFNPGWPLTNEKTAATYNNFYEFSTVKDRVHKLTDKFVTSPWPIQIGGLIEKPMKVDVQEMIEMMTLEERVYRFRCVEAWAMIVPWTGFPLKKLLDKIAPKSGARFVRFETFNRPDQAPGIARLSDYPWPYTEGLRLEEAMNPLTMVVTGIYGKPLPKQHGAPIRIIVPWKYGYKSIKSIVKIDLVETQPATLWETLAPSEYPFESNVNPAVPHPRWSQATERMIDSGDLVKTEPFNGYGKYVENLYKKV; encoded by the coding sequence ATGGCTAACATCATTAAACGACCCGGTTGGCACATTCCTGAAAAATTGGTGACTCCTGAGTCACTCTATTGGAATCGCCGGAGTTTTTTGAAGCAGATGGGCTTTCTGGGAGCTGGAATCCTTTCCAGCACAATGATCGGTTGTTCCAAGCCTGTATCCGAATCCGGCGGTTCAGGTTCTGGTGTTACCACCGGTGCGGTGCAGTCGGCCAAATCAGATTCTTCCAAATATCCCGCGCCGCGCAATCCCGAGTTCAATCCCGGTTGGCCACTGACGAATGAAAAGACTGCCGCCACTTACAATAATTTTTACGAGTTCTCCACGGTGAAAGATCGGGTGCACAAGCTCACTGATAAGTTTGTGACTTCACCCTGGCCCATCCAGATCGGTGGCCTGATTGAAAAACCGATGAAGGTGGATGTGCAGGAAATGATCGAGATGATGACGCTGGAGGAGCGGGTCTATCGTTTCCGTTGCGTGGAGGCCTGGGCAATGATTGTTCCCTGGACCGGGTTTCCATTGAAAAAACTGCTTGATAAAATCGCACCAAAATCCGGGGCCAGGTTTGTGCGGTTCGAAACATTCAACCGGCCTGATCAGGCGCCGGGAATTGCAAGACTGAGCGATTATCCCTGGCCCTACACGGAGGGTTTGCGTTTGGAAGAAGCCATGAACCCTCTGACCATGGTGGTGACTGGCATTTATGGCAAGCCGCTGCCGAAACAGCATGGCGCTCCCATTCGGATCATTGTTCCGTGGAAATATGGGTACAAAAGCATCAAATCGATTGTGAAGATTGATTTAGTTGAGACCCAACCGGCCACACTGTGGGAAACGCTTGCTCCCAGTGAATATCCCTTTGAATCGAACGTAAATCCGGCAGTTCCCCACCCACGTTGGTCACAAGCCACTGAGCGAATGATTGATAGTGGTGACCTGGTAAAAACCGAGCCTTTCAACGGATACGGCAAATATGTTGAGAACCTATATAAGAAAGTTTAG
- a CDS encoding SGNH/GDSL hydrolase family protein, with protein sequence MSINHLSRRTFVTAALLLSLFSVTGHAQTKTKPEHSETLFEKEIAAFEAADKTNPPPKNVILFVGSSSIRKWTTLTADFPTHKVINRGFGGSHISDSIAFADRIVIPYQPKMIVIYAGGNDINYGKSPEQVFSDFKTFVTKVHEKLPQTKIAFISIATNPSRWSEVEKVKQANQLVETFCKANNLVFIDVFHPMLSPEGKPRPEIYVSDRLHMNEQGYKIWKQVIEPYLD encoded by the coding sequence ATGTCGATCAACCATTTATCCCGCAGAACTTTTGTTACCGCTGCCCTTCTACTTTCCCTTTTCTCAGTCACAGGTCATGCCCAGACCAAAACAAAACCAGAGCATAGTGAAACGCTGTTCGAAAAGGAAATTGCCGCGTTTGAGGCTGCGGACAAAACTAATCCTCCTCCCAAGAACGTCATCTTGTTCGTTGGTAGTTCCAGCATCCGGAAGTGGACCACCCTGACAGCGGATTTTCCCACGCATAAGGTGATCAATCGTGGATTCGGCGGCTCACATATCAGCGACTCAATTGCCTTTGCCGATCGGATTGTAATCCCCTATCAACCCAAAATGATTGTCATTTATGCCGGAGGCAATGACATTAATTATGGGAAAAGTCCTGAACAGGTTTTCAGCGACTTCAAGACATTTGTAACCAAAGTCCACGAGAAGCTGCCGCAAACAAAAATTGCTTTTATCTCCATCGCCACGAATCCTTCACGTTGGTCGGAAGTCGAAAAGGTAAAGCAGGCAAATCAATTGGTTGAAACCTTCTGCAAAGCAAACAACCTCGTCTTCATAGATGTATTTCATCCCATGCTTAGTCCGGAAGGCAAACCGCGCCCGGAAATATATGTGAGTGACCGTTTGCACATGAATGAGCAAGGATATAAGATTTGGAAACAGGTCATTGAGCCTTATCTGGACTGA
- the nadC gene encoding carboxylating nicotinate-nucleotide diphosphorylase, with protein sequence MGSLSDEEIKHAVKQALAEDVGTGDVTTLSTVPETAKLKAVMKAREPLVVAGLAFAETAFRELSADVKLQTGSKDGKALKAGQDLLHIEGPARAVLTAERVALNFVQRLSGVATITARYVEAIKGTRARILDTRKTTPGWRRFEKYAVACGGGQNHRIGLYDMVLIKDNHLAALRDELPNAIEVAVKRAREKYPELKVEVEADTLEQVEQAASAGADFILLDNMNPDQLRAAIQLIKGRSQTEASGGVNLSTIRGIAESGVDFISVGALTHSARAVDIGLDFEE encoded by the coding sequence ATGGGTTCGTTATCCGATGAAGAAATCAAACACGCAGTAAAGCAGGCTCTTGCCGAAGATGTCGGCACCGGAGATGTGACTACCCTTTCCACCGTGCCTGAAACCGCCAAGCTGAAAGCGGTGATGAAAGCTCGCGAGCCTCTAGTCGTCGCAGGATTGGCCTTTGCAGAAACTGCCTTTCGCGAACTCTCCGCCGACGTAAAGCTTCAAACTGGCTCAAAAGATGGTAAGGCCCTCAAAGCAGGACAAGACCTGTTACATATTGAAGGACCAGCGCGTGCCGTCCTCACTGCAGAACGGGTCGCCCTGAATTTCGTGCAACGACTCTCCGGTGTAGCGACCATTACTGCCCGATATGTCGAAGCCATCAAGGGGACTCGCGCCAGGATTTTGGATACACGCAAAACCACTCCCGGTTGGCGGCGCTTTGAGAAATATGCGGTCGCCTGTGGTGGAGGGCAGAATCATCGCATCGGTCTTTATGACATGGTGCTAATCAAGGACAATCATCTTGCCGCCTTGCGGGACGAGTTGCCAAATGCCATTGAAGTGGCCGTGAAACGGGCGCGGGAGAAGTACCCGGAGCTCAAGGTGGAAGTGGAAGCGGACACACTTGAGCAGGTGGAGCAGGCTGCTTCCGCCGGGGCGGACTTTATACTCCTGGATAACATGAATCCGGACCAGTTGCGTGCCGCCATCCAATTGATCAAAGGCCGCTCCCAAACCGAAGCCAGTGGCGGAGTGAACCTATCCACAATTCGTGGGATTGCGGAAAGCGGGGTTGATTTTATTTCAGTAGGTGCGCTCACGCATTCGGCGCGGGCGGTGGATATTGGATTGGATTTTGAAGAATAA
- a CDS encoding biotin--[acetyl-CoA-carboxylase] ligase yields the protein MTIDTQILAALRAAGTNGVAGTELSQKLGISRAAIWARIEELRKLGYEIEASPHLGYCLLSVPDVLHADDLLSSLKTEVIGRDIRVFEETTSTNDVVERLARDGVKEGVVVFAESQTKGRGRLGRIWMSPARQGLWFSILLRPQLRPTSVTQLTIAAATALFRAIRSQTGVRPEIKWPNDILIDGKKVAGILTELSAELDKVKYIILGVGVDVNLSAADFPPELRKIATSLKVESGQRINRAELAVRILQEMDRDYERVCSGQFESVAGEWAEHCSTIGRNVTIHVGDRKIQGCAESLDTDGALLVRTQHGHLERIIGGDVKLEK from the coding sequence ATGACAATCGACACTCAGATTCTCGCCGCCTTGCGTGCCGCCGGAACCAACGGCGTGGCGGGCACGGAACTTTCTCAGAAACTGGGCATCAGCCGGGCGGCCATTTGGGCGCGGATTGAAGAGTTGCGCAAGTTGGGTTATGAAATTGAGGCCAGCCCGCATCTTGGATATTGCCTGTTGAGCGTTCCCGATGTGTTGCATGCGGATGATTTGCTTTCCAGTCTTAAGACCGAAGTTATTGGCCGCGACATCCGTGTTTTCGAGGAGACTACTTCGACCAATGATGTGGTCGAACGTCTCGCTCGCGATGGCGTCAAGGAAGGGGTCGTGGTCTTTGCCGAATCACAGACGAAGGGCAGGGGAAGGTTGGGACGCATATGGATGTCGCCCGCACGTCAAGGATTATGGTTTTCCATTCTGCTTCGACCGCAGTTGCGGCCCACCTCAGTGACTCAGTTGACCATTGCGGCTGCGACTGCCTTGTTCCGGGCTATTCGCAGCCAAACTGGTGTCAGGCCTGAAATTAAGTGGCCCAATGACATTTTGATAGATGGGAAGAAAGTTGCCGGCATCCTTACGGAGCTGAGCGCCGAACTGGACAAGGTCAAATATATCATTCTTGGCGTCGGTGTGGACGTCAACTTGAGCGCCGCTGATTTCCCACCCGAACTGCGTAAAATTGCCACTTCGCTCAAGGTTGAATCCGGTCAGCGGATAAATCGCGCCGAACTGGCAGTCAGGATTCTTCAGGAAATGGATCGGGATTATGAGCGGGTATGCTCTGGCCAGTTTGAATCCGTGGCTGGTGAGTGGGCGGAACACTGTTCAACCATTGGACGTAACGTCACCATTCATGTAGGTGATAGAAAAATACAAGGCTGCGCGGAGTCCCTGGATACAGATGGGGCATTGCTTGTGCGCACCCAGCACGGCCACCTGGAAAGAATCATTGGTGGCGATGTCAAGCTGGAGAAATAG
- a CDS encoding type III pantothenate kinase: MILLFDIGNTNTHLGLADKSRVIRQANVPTASWFKGEAGKLVEKFVGRNKLEGVSMCSVVPRATPRVKRTAKQTWGLDCLELSPRTICGVGIEYPKPKTIGPDRLANAVAVTHHFGAPAVVVDFGTAVTFDVVDVARNYVGGIIAPGLAAMTEYLHEKTALLPRIKIREEKAVIGKNTRQAMLIGAVHGYRGLIRELIAELKRDLKASRLPVVATGGYAELIAAKLPEITAVDQLLTLEGLRLVWNGNKNLKTAGSR; this comes from the coding sequence ATGATACTGCTTTTCGATATTGGTAATACCAATACTCATCTCGGACTGGCTGATAAGTCACGGGTGATCCGGCAGGCGAATGTTCCCACTGCCAGTTGGTTTAAGGGTGAGGCCGGTAAATTGGTGGAAAAGTTTGTCGGCAGGAATAAACTGGAGGGAGTCTCCATGTGCAGTGTGGTGCCCCGTGCCACGCCCAGAGTCAAACGGACCGCCAAGCAGACTTGGGGACTGGACTGTCTTGAATTGAGTCCTAGAACGATTTGCGGAGTGGGAATCGAATATCCAAAACCAAAAACAATTGGACCAGATCGTTTGGCAAATGCGGTAGCTGTCACTCATCATTTTGGAGCTCCGGCAGTCGTAGTCGATTTCGGCACCGCTGTGACTTTTGACGTCGTTGATGTTGCGCGGAACTATGTCGGCGGCATTATTGCCCCGGGCCTGGCTGCCATGACGGAGTATCTTCACGAAAAAACCGCGCTACTGCCCCGGATCAAGATTCGCGAGGAAAAAGCTGTTATCGGCAAGAATACCCGGCAGGCAATGTTGATCGGCGCTGTCCACGGTTATCGCGGTCTCATTCGCGAACTTATTGCCGAACTTAAGCGCGATTTGAAAGCTTCAAGGCTGCCGGTCGTGGCCACCGGTGGTTACGCCGAATTGATCGCGGCGAAATTGCCGGAAATTACTGCTGTCGACCAGTTGCTCACCCTGGAGGGGTTGCGGCTCGTTTGGAATGGAAATAAGAATTTGAAAACCGCCGGATCACGGTGA
- the trpA gene encoding tryptophan synthase subunit alpha, with protein MNRIVERFAGLKNRGQKGFVVYIGAGDPNLEATRQLALAFDKIGVDVLELGVPFSDPLADGLVNQLAAQRGLESGTTPTKVLETIKSIRKESKIPLVLYIYFNLLHRHGFQKFIQDAAAAGVDGLLVLDLPPEESENYEAMMREAGLCVIYLVAPTTPDDRIGLIVKRGMGFIYYVSREGVTGMQTKVSDTISTMTAKIRAHTQLPIAVGFGISNPEQARAVAASAEAIVVGSAIVNQIAQHGKSPDLVPKGH; from the coding sequence ATGAATCGCATTGTCGAACGCTTCGCCGGACTGAAAAACCGCGGGCAAAAGGGATTTGTCGTGTATATTGGCGCTGGTGATCCCAATCTTGAAGCCACGCGCCAGTTGGCGCTCGCTTTTGATAAAATCGGCGTGGATGTGTTGGAGTTGGGTGTCCCCTTCAGCGATCCGTTGGCAGACGGCCTGGTAAACCAACTGGCCGCCCAACGCGGCTTGGAGTCCGGCACCACACCCACCAAGGTTTTGGAGACGATAAAATCCATTCGCAAGGAATCCAAAATACCGCTCGTCCTTTACATTTATTTCAACTTGCTGCATCGCCACGGGTTTCAAAAATTTATTCAGGACGCAGCTGCTGCGGGTGTGGACGGCTTGCTTGTTCTCGATCTTCCGCCGGAGGAGTCTGAGAACTATGAGGCAATGATGCGTGAGGCTGGACTTTGCGTGATTTATCTCGTGGCCCCCACCACGCCGGATGATCGCATTGGGCTGATTGTGAAACGTGGAATGGGATTCATCTACTATGTTTCGCGCGAAGGGGTAACCGGCATGCAAACCAAGGTTTCCGACACCATCTCGACCATGACGGCAAAGATTCGGGCTCATACCCAATTGCCCATCGCGGTCGGGTTTGGAATTTCGAATCCCGAGCAGGCGCGCGCGGTGGCGGCCAGCGCGGAAGCCATAGTTGTTGGCAGCGCAATCGTGAACCAGATTGCTCAGCATGGGAAGAGCCCGGATTTGGTTCCCAAAGGTCACTGA
- a CDS encoding mannose-1-phosphate guanylyltransferase, which yields MRGKTDTNNRYVIIMAGGKGERFWPVSRQKTPKQLITLLGKRSFLQQAVDRVLPLVPLKNIIIITNEVQAPTVRKQLPKLPKENIIAEPCGRDTCAAVTLGAAIVGARSTTAVMAVLPADHVIPEEKKFQQVLSDAFNLAARGQVIVTIGIKPTEAATGYGYIHTGAALPTPEGAKPSKTTFYKAERFVEKPDYDRAVEYLNSGQYRWNAGMFIWSFVTVTEGLQKHQPEMYEACQRWFKVANNPAKLKRVLEKEYPNIKKISIDFALMEHAQNVVVADGSFEWDDLGSWTALARHLKPDAEGNCAVGDFIHVDAARNIIFDARTKNRTPIAVVGLRDSILVQTDDAILLAHKSQAQKIKELVVKLTNDKAYKKLV from the coding sequence ATGCGAGGCAAAACTGATACGAATAATCGGTACGTGATCATCATGGCTGGCGGCAAGGGTGAACGATTCTGGCCCGTAAGCCGTCAAAAGACACCGAAACAACTCATTACACTGCTGGGGAAACGTTCCTTTCTACAGCAGGCGGTTGATCGTGTTCTACCGCTGGTGCCTCTCAAGAACATCATCATTATCACCAATGAAGTGCAGGCGCCGACAGTGCGTAAGCAACTACCGAAGTTGCCGAAGGAAAACATCATTGCTGAGCCATGCGGCCGCGATACCTGTGCCGCTGTCACTCTGGGTGCGGCCATTGTTGGCGCCCGTTCAACCACTGCCGTGATGGCAGTCCTGCCCGCCGACCATGTTATTCCCGAGGAGAAAAAGTTTCAGCAGGTACTTTCGGATGCATTCAATCTCGCGGCACGGGGCCAGGTTATTGTGACCATCGGCATCAAGCCAACTGAAGCAGCCACAGGTTATGGTTATATCCATACCGGCGCAGCGCTTCCAACTCCTGAAGGTGCAAAGCCGAGCAAAACAACCTTCTACAAAGCTGAGCGATTCGTCGAGAAGCCTGACTATGACAGGGCTGTGGAATATCTAAACAGCGGGCAATACCGTTGGAATGCCGGAATGTTTATTTGGTCTTTTGTTACCGTGACCGAAGGCTTGCAGAAACATCAGCCGGAAATGTACGAAGCCTGCCAGCGCTGGTTCAAGGTCGCCAACAATCCCGCCAAACTGAAGCGGGTTTTGGAGAAGGAGTATCCGAACATCAAAAAAATCTCCATCGACTTTGCTTTGATGGAACACGCACAGAACGTGGTAGTGGCGGACGGATCATTTGAGTGGGACGATCTCGGTTCCTGGACAGCCCTGGCGCGACATTTGAAACCCGATGCTGAAGGGAATTGTGCCGTGGGCGATTTCATTCATGTCGATGCCGCACGTAATATTATCTTTGATGCCCGCACAAAAAACCGCACTCCTATTGCTGTGGTTGGACTGAGGGATTCGATTCTGGTTCAGACGGATGATGCCATTTTGCTCGCCCACAAGAGCCAGGCCCAGAAAATCAAGGAATTGGTGGTCAAACTCACCAACGATAAAGCCTACAAAAAACTTGTTTAA
- a CDS encoding HAMP domain-containing sensor histidine kinase, translating into MLRTRLFLSLVPFVVILLAIGIYAIVLFSRITANVDVNVTGNYRSVIAAKEMTYALDRMWDPVKNLLLDDPQANRASKGLGKSIFEQNRKAFEESLAIHLGNPKTAAAQAADLRLKVFYEAFRDAGRNILSHTNHNTQVQVYQRNLIPAHDGLFSELEKIHNENQNAILATTQNVKKISTYVTQLMIIGMLIALVIASYACFHLARSILQPIQALTRATHELGEGNLDQLVPVTTRDELGDLAESFNKMAARLRAYRETTAEKIIRLHKTMESTLATFPDPIFVLNKEGRIELMNPAAMDLAEDLDLKNELPERLQKTARKALADGESFLPNSFKEVVHFRLGGDERFYLPRILPMRNEDEDLFGVAIVLYDVTRFRLLDDAKTNLVATVSHEIRTPLTSVRMVLHLLLEKTVGVLTPKQSELIETARDDSERLLRILNDLLDLTRLEQGNSDLYKEKTSPAELVRHINDIVHDAAAARELNLVCEVDPELPLVWVDRQRIDHVFTNLLNNAIKYSPIGSRVIFSARWSDDFDVQFIVRDFGPGIPEEYQDHIFDRFYRVPGQTKTGAGLGLSIAREIVIAHGGRIGVRSWPGQGSEFYFILSGMEKEEIQLEKVF; encoded by the coding sequence ATGTTGCGTACACGTTTATTTTTGAGCCTGGTTCCTTTCGTGGTAATCCTGCTGGCAATTGGGATTTATGCCATCGTCCTCTTCTCACGAATTACCGCCAACGTCGATGTAAACGTCACTGGAAATTACCGCAGTGTCATTGCGGCGAAGGAAATGACCTATGCATTGGATCGCATGTGGGATCCGGTCAAGAACCTGCTCCTGGATGATCCGCAGGCCAACCGCGCGAGCAAGGGCCTGGGGAAGTCCATTTTCGAGCAAAACCGGAAGGCATTTGAAGAAAGTCTTGCGATTCACCTGGGCAATCCCAAGACGGCGGCTGCGCAGGCGGCTGATCTCCGGTTAAAAGTCTTCTACGAGGCCTTCAGGGATGCCGGCAGAAACATTCTCTCTCATACCAACCACAACACGCAGGTACAGGTATATCAGCGGAATTTGATTCCAGCACACGACGGCCTTTTCTCCGAATTGGAAAAAATTCATAACGAAAACCAAAATGCCATCCTGGCCACCACGCAAAATGTAAAGAAAATCTCCACTTACGTCACCCAGTTGATGATCATTGGAATGTTGATAGCCCTGGTAATAGCCAGCTATGCCTGTTTCCATCTCGCCCGTTCCATTCTGCAGCCCATACAAGCCCTCACGCGCGCGACCCATGAATTGGGTGAAGGAAACCTCGACCAACTGGTGCCGGTTACCACGCGTGATGAACTCGGCGACCTGGCGGAATCTTTTAACAAAATGGCCGCACGGTTGCGTGCCTATCGTGAAACCACGGCGGAGAAAATCATTCGGCTTCACAAAACCATGGAGTCCACCCTGGCCACCTTTCCTGATCCCATTTTTGTACTCAACAAGGAAGGCAGGATTGAGTTGATGAATCCGGCCGCCATGGATCTTGCCGAAGACTTGGACCTGAAAAATGAGCTGCCCGAGCGGCTGCAGAAAACGGCTCGCAAGGCGCTGGCTGATGGTGAGAGTTTCCTGCCCAACAGCTTTAAGGAAGTGGTTCACTTCAGGTTGGGGGGAGATGAACGGTTTTATTTGCCTCGCATTCTTCCGATGAGGAATGAGGATGAAGATCTCTTTGGCGTGGCGATTGTTTTGTATGATGTCACCCGCTTTCGGCTGTTGGACGATGCCAAGACCAATCTGGTCGCCACCGTCAGCCATGAAATCAGAACACCTCTGACCAGTGTCCGGATGGTGCTTCATCTTTTGCTGGAAAAAACTGTCGGCGTGTTAACTCCCAAGCAATCCGAATTGATCGAAACCGCCCGCGATGATTCAGAACGACTATTACGGATTTTGAATGACCTGCTCGATTTGACCAGGCTGGAGCAAGGCAATTCTGACCTGTACAAAGAGAAGACCTCGCCAGCTGAATTGGTCCGGCACATAAATGACATTGTGCATGATGCCGCCGCCGCACGTGAACTGAATCTCGTGTGCGAGGTGGATCCGGAATTGCCTCTCGTCTGGGTCGATCGCCAGCGCATTGACCACGTGTTCACGAACCTGTTAAACAACGCCATCAAATACTCTCCCATCGGAAGCCGCGTCATTTTCTCGGCGAGGTGGTCCGATGATTTCGATGTCCAGTTTATCGTGCGTGACTTCGGTCCTGGAATTCCGGAGGAGTATCAGGACCACATCTTTGATCGTTTCTATCGTGTGCCCGGCCAGACAAAGACCGGCGCCGGACTGGGTCTATCCATCGCACGAGAAATTGTCATCGCCCACGGGGGACGGATTGGCGTCAGGAGCTGGCCTGGCCAAGGCAGCGAGTTTTACTTTATTCTATCGGGGATGGAGAAAGAGGAGATTCAACTGGAGAAAGTTTTTTAG
- a CDS encoding sigma-54-dependent transcriptional regulator, translated as MRLLIIDDEANIRKTTAIALEGMGYETLGAETSAVALKNLDGSHFDVAFLDLKLGSENGLDVLPKLLKINPRLDIVVFTAFSTIENAVEAIRAGAVDFLAKPFTPDQLRQVLSKIVQRRKLEGRVAELETRLSTDSPTTDLTTSEPAVQRVFEIAFKAAGSPATIMILGESGTGKTVLARTIHENSPQRENAFVTVSCPSLSRELLESELFGHVKGAFTGAITETWGKVSLADGGTLFMDEIGDLPLEIQPKLLRLLQEKEYERVGENKIRHANVRVIAATNRNLEQAVQEGKFREDLFYRLNVISLSLPPLRERSADVQRIANGYLRFFAKQCGKQIKGFSPAAEQAVQNYNWPGNLRELRNIVERAVILAGGSQLEVIDLPDKMSQSVLLNESRSTHLGALITLEELENEHIRKVIERTTTMEEAAQILGIDPATLYRKRKKISL; from the coding sequence ATGCGCCTGCTGATAATTGACGACGAGGCAAACATTCGGAAAACCACCGCCATAGCGCTGGAAGGCATGGGGTATGAAACCTTGGGAGCCGAAACCAGTGCCGTGGCCCTTAAAAACCTTGATGGCTCGCACTTCGATGTCGCCTTTTTGGACCTGAAGTTAGGTAGTGAAAATGGATTGGATGTTCTTCCCAAGCTGCTGAAAATCAATCCTCGTCTGGACATTGTGGTCTTTACGGCCTTTTCAACCATCGAAAACGCAGTGGAAGCAATTCGCGCTGGCGCTGTGGATTTTTTGGCAAAGCCTTTTACCCCCGACCAACTTCGGCAGGTGCTGTCAAAAATCGTTCAGCGTCGCAAGCTCGAAGGCCGTGTAGCTGAGTTGGAAACCCGTTTGTCCACAGACTCTCCCACCACTGACCTGACCACTTCCGAGCCGGCAGTACAGCGGGTTTTTGAGATTGCCTTCAAGGCTGCCGGGAGCCCGGCGACCATTATGATCCTTGGCGAAAGCGGAACCGGCAAGACGGTTTTGGCCCGGACCATTCATGAAAACAGTCCTCAGAGGGAAAATGCTTTTGTGACGGTAAGTTGCCCGAGTCTTTCCCGTGAGCTGTTGGAGAGCGAATTATTCGGCCATGTTAAAGGTGCGTTCACTGGAGCAATCACGGAAACGTGGGGCAAAGTTTCGCTCGCCGATGGCGGCACCTTGTTCATGGATGAAATTGGCGATCTACCTCTGGAGATTCAACCGAAGTTATTGCGACTTTTACAGGAAAAGGAATATGAAAGGGTCGGTGAAAACAAGATCCGTCATGCCAACGTGCGTGTGATCGCGGCAACAAATCGCAATCTTGAACAGGCGGTTCAGGAGGGCAAGTTCCGGGAAGATCTTTTCTACCGTCTGAATGTCATTTCCCTCAGTCTGCCTCCCCTGCGGGAACGTTCAGCGGACGTTCAACGGATCGCTAACGGTTACCTCCGTTTTTTCGCGAAACAATGTGGCAAACAGATCAAGGGCTTTTCGCCAGCGGCAGAACAGGCGGTCCAAAATTATAATTGGCCGGGTAATCTCCGCGAGTTGCGGAACATAGTGGAGCGAGCAGTCATCCTGGCTGGTGGCAGCCAGCTGGAAGTCATTGACCTTCCCGACAAGATGAGCCAGTCAGTGCTTCTGAATGAAAGCCGATCCACTCACTTAGGCGCCCTGATTACGCTCGAGGAGCTTGAAAACGAACACATCAGAAAGGTGATCGAACGCACCACCACCATGGAAGAGGCCGCTCAAATCCTTGGCATTGATCCCGCCACCCTTTATCGCAAACGCAAGAAAATATCACTTTGA
- a CDS encoding DUF1328 domain-containing protein, which produces MLSWTLTFLIIALLAALLGFTGIAGTAAGIAQLLFAIFLIMFLVSLIVGRKRA; this is translated from the coding sequence ATGTTAAGTTGGACTCTGACTTTCCTAATCATTGCGTTGCTCGCGGCGTTACTTGGTTTTACCGGCATTGCCGGCACAGCAGCGGGGATCGCGCAATTATTGTTCGCCATTTTTTTAATCATGTTTTTAGTGTCTTTAATTGTGGGTCGCAAACGGGCTTGA
- a CDS encoding ferredoxin-fold anticodon-binding, producing the protein MRTAKPKVDVYDLKGILEEFLEHFGVRGVNHARRPDSTGLFLESATISLGKNALGEMGQLLPALAKHYDLRDAVLLAELNLDLLLARRNQSKTFKALPAYPAIRRDVAMLVPEATTHEAVLNTVRQTKPQNLEAIELFDVFRGKNVPDGQKSMAYAFTYRNPERTLTDAEVNAAQEKLVEQLKRTIQATVRES; encoded by the coding sequence GTGAGGACCGCGAAGCCCAAAGTTGATGTCTATGACTTAAAAGGCATTCTCGAAGAGTTCCTGGAACACTTCGGCGTGCGTGGAGTGAACCATGCCCGTCGCCCGGACAGCACCGGGCTCTTTCTTGAATCGGCCACGATTAGTCTCGGGAAGAATGCCCTTGGCGAGATGGGCCAGTTACTACCCGCTTTGGCAAAACATTATGACCTGCGCGATGCGGTGTTGCTCGCCGAGTTGAATCTCGATCTCCTGCTCGCCCGTCGCAATCAATCCAAGACCTTTAAAGCGCTTCCGGCCTATCCTGCCATTCGCCGCGACGTAGCCATGCTGGTTCCAGAAGCTACGACGCACGAAGCGGTGCTAAACACGGTCAGGCAAACCAAGCCCCAAAACCTTGAGGCGATCGAACTGTTTGACGTTTTCAGAGGGAAGAACGTCCCGGATGGACAAAAGAGCATGGCTTATGCCTTCACCTACCGCAATCCAGAGCGCACCCTGACGGATGCCGAAGTAAACGCGGCGCAGGAAAAACTGGTGGAACAGTTGAAGCGCACCATTCAGGCCACAGTTCGGGAATCGTAG